One part of the Streptomyces nigra genome encodes these proteins:
- a CDS encoding DUF3090 domain-containing protein, producing MSRQVFLYDPPDRFVAGTVGLPGRRTFFLQATAGPRVTSVALEKTQVAALAERMDELLDEVVRRSGGSAAVPAVAPSEIADTDPLETPVEEEFRVGTMALAWDGEEQRMIVEAQALVELDAETDEDLAEAEERLLQDEENGPPMLRVRLTGAQARAFAKRALDVVNAGRPPCPLCSLPLDPEGHVCPRQNGYRRGA from the coding sequence GTGTCCCGTCAGGTGTTCCTCTACGACCCCCCGGACCGTTTCGTGGCCGGCACGGTCGGACTGCCCGGACGCCGTACGTTCTTCCTCCAGGCCACCGCAGGCCCCCGGGTGACCAGCGTGGCCCTGGAGAAGACGCAGGTCGCCGCCCTCGCCGAGCGCATGGATGAACTGCTCGACGAGGTCGTACGGCGCAGCGGGGGCAGCGCGGCCGTCCCCGCCGTGGCCCCCAGCGAGATCGCCGACACCGATCCGCTGGAGACCCCCGTCGAGGAGGAGTTCCGCGTCGGCACCATGGCCCTGGCCTGGGACGGCGAGGAACAGCGCATGATCGTCGAGGCGCAGGCCCTGGTGGAGCTCGACGCCGAGACCGATGAGGACCTCGCCGAGGCCGAGGAGCGGCTCCTCCAGGACGAGGAGAACGGCCCCCCGATGCTGCGGGTCCGGCTCACCGGCGCCCAGGCGAGGGCCTTCGCCAAACGCGCCCTCGACGTCGTCAACGCCGGGCGGCCGCCGTGCCCGCTGTGCAGCCTCCCGCTCGACCCGGAAGGACACGTATGTCCGCGCCAGAACGGATACCGCCGCGGAGCGTGA
- a CDS encoding SCO1664 family protein, with amino-acid sequence MSAPERIPPRSVTPVDLLTEGELTVRGRIREASNAALLCTVALDGREASCVYKPVAGERPLWDFPDGTLAQREVAAYEVSEATGWGLVPPTVLRDGPYGEGMVQLWIDVAPEAELLALVDGEEPEPGWKAIGFAEVGEGRTALLVHADDERLRRLAVLDAVINNADRKGGHLLPTADGRLHGIDHGVTFNVENKLRTLLWGWAGEPFTDDALRVLRTLDEGLGEGGPLAARLAQLITPAELDATRARVTDLLTTGVHPQPGGDWPAIPWPPV; translated from the coding sequence ATGTCCGCGCCAGAACGGATACCGCCGCGGAGCGTGACCCCCGTGGACCTGCTCACCGAGGGTGAGCTGACGGTGCGCGGCCGCATCCGCGAGGCGTCCAACGCCGCGCTGCTGTGCACCGTCGCCCTCGACGGCCGTGAGGCGTCCTGCGTGTACAAGCCGGTCGCCGGCGAGCGGCCCCTGTGGGACTTCCCCGACGGCACCCTCGCCCAGCGGGAGGTCGCCGCGTACGAGGTCTCCGAGGCGACCGGCTGGGGGCTCGTACCGCCCACCGTGCTCCGCGACGGCCCGTACGGCGAGGGCATGGTCCAGCTGTGGATCGACGTGGCACCCGAGGCAGAGCTCCTCGCCCTGGTGGACGGGGAGGAGCCCGAGCCGGGCTGGAAGGCGATCGGCTTCGCCGAGGTCGGCGAGGGCCGCACCGCCCTCCTCGTGCACGCCGACGACGAACGGCTGCGGCGGCTCGCCGTCCTCGACGCCGTGATCAACAACGCCGACCGCAAGGGCGGGCATCTGCTGCCCACCGCGGACGGCCGGCTCCACGGCATCGACCACGGCGTCACCTTCAACGTCGAGAACAAGCTGAGGACCCTGCTGTGGGGCTGGGCGGGGGAGCCGTTCACCGACGACGCCCTGCGGGTCCTGCGCACCCTGGACGAGGGGCTCGGGGAGGGCGGCCCGCTCGCGGCGCGCCTCGCACAGCTGATCACCCCCGCCGAGTTGGACGCCACCCGCGCGCGGGTCACCGATCTTCTGACCACCGGCGTCCACCCGCAGCCCGGCGGCGACTGGCCCGCCATCCCCTGGCCTCCCGTGTAG
- the glpK gene encoding glycerol kinase GlpK has translation MTDAHTAGPFIAAIDQGTTSSRCIVFDRDGRIVSVDQKEHEQIFPKPGWVEHDATEIWTNVQEVVAGAIEKAGITRDDIKAIGITNQRETTVLWDKNTGEPVHNAIVWQDTRTDALCRELGRNVGQDRFRRETGLPLASYFAGPKARWLLDNVEGLKERAEAGDILFGTMDTWVIWNLTGGVDGGKHVTDVTNASRTMLMNLHTMEWDEKIAESIGVPLQILPEIRSSAEVYGEITGGKLGDLLGGIPVASALGDQQAALFGQTCFAEGETKSTYGTGTFMVMNTGDKIINSYAGLLTTVGYKIGEQDTVYALEGSIAVTGSLVQWMRDQMGLISTAAEIETLALSVEDNGGAYFVPAFSGLFAPHWRSDARGVIAGLTRYVTKAHLARAVLEATAWQTREIADAMVKDSGVELVTLKVDGGMTANNLLMQQLADVLDAPVVRPMVAETTCLGAAYAAGLAVGFWNSTDDLRANWRRAAEWTPRMDAETRDREYKNWLKAVERTMGWIEDDES, from the coding sequence GTGACCGACGCCCACACCGCCGGCCCCTTCATCGCCGCGATCGACCAGGGCACGACCTCCTCCCGCTGCATCGTCTTCGACCGCGACGGCCGCATCGTCTCCGTCGACCAGAAGGAGCACGAGCAGATCTTCCCGAAGCCGGGCTGGGTCGAGCACGACGCCACGGAGATCTGGACCAACGTCCAGGAGGTCGTCGCCGGAGCCATCGAGAAGGCCGGCATCACCCGGGACGACATCAAGGCCATCGGCATCACCAACCAGCGCGAGACCACCGTGCTGTGGGACAAGAACACCGGTGAGCCCGTCCACAACGCCATCGTCTGGCAGGACACCCGCACCGACGCCCTGTGCCGTGAGCTCGGCCGCAACGTCGGGCAGGACCGCTTCCGCCGCGAGACCGGTCTGCCCCTCGCCTCCTACTTCGCCGGTCCGAAGGCCCGCTGGCTGCTGGACAACGTCGAGGGCCTCAAGGAGCGCGCCGAGGCCGGCGACATCCTCTTCGGCACCATGGACACCTGGGTCATCTGGAACCTGACCGGCGGTGTCGACGGCGGCAAGCACGTCACCGACGTCACCAACGCCTCCCGCACCATGCTGATGAACCTGCACACCATGGAGTGGGACGAGAAGATCGCCGAGTCGATCGGCGTGCCGCTGCAGATCCTGCCCGAGATCCGGTCCTCCGCCGAGGTCTACGGCGAGATCACCGGCGGCAAGCTGGGCGACCTGCTCGGCGGCATCCCGGTGGCCTCCGCGCTCGGCGACCAGCAGGCGGCCCTGTTCGGCCAGACCTGTTTCGCCGAGGGCGAGACCAAGTCGACGTACGGCACCGGCACCTTCATGGTGATGAACACCGGCGACAAGATCATCAACTCCTACGCCGGTCTGCTGACCACCGTCGGCTACAAGATCGGTGAGCAGGACACGGTGTACGCCCTGGAGGGCTCGATCGCCGTCACCGGTTCGCTGGTGCAGTGGATGCGCGACCAGATGGGCCTGATCTCCACCGCCGCCGAGATCGAGACGCTCGCGCTCTCCGTCGAGGACAACGGCGGCGCCTACTTCGTACCGGCCTTCTCCGGTCTGTTCGCCCCGCACTGGCGCTCCGACGCCCGCGGTGTGATCGCCGGCCTGACCCGGTACGTCACCAAGGCGCACCTCGCGCGTGCCGTCCTGGAGGCCACCGCCTGGCAGACGCGGGAGATCGCGGACGCCATGGTCAAGGACTCCGGCGTCGAGCTGGTGACCCTCAAGGTCGACGGCGGCATGACCGCGAACAACCTGCTGATGCAGCAGCTCGCGGACGTCCTGGACGCGCCCGTGGTGCGCCCGATGGTCGCCGAGACGACCTGCCTCGGCGCCGCCTACGCCGCCGGTCTCGCCGTCGGCTTCTGGAACAGCACCGACGACCTGCGCGCCAACTGGCGCCGGGCCGCCGAGTGGACCCCCCGCATGGACGCGGAGACCCGCGACCGTGAGTACAAGAACTGGCTCAAGGCCGTCGAGCGGACCATGGGCTGGATCGAGGACGACGAGAGCTGA
- the corA gene encoding magnesium/cobalt transporter CorA has translation MIVDCAIYRDGRRAEGPPRDFSDALDMCRLRDDAFVWIGLHEPAEDEFDKVAEEFGLHPLAVEDALKAHQRPKMEVYDDSLFVVLKPVAYEPKSDVVTAGEVMLFIGDSFVVTVRHGDEAPLGAVRERLEREPDMLRHGPTAVLYAVADAVVDHYLEVAVELGVDLEELEAEVFSPETSGSRNTASRIYAFKRQVLEFRRATGPLAQPLARLARTGPGATEVPFVRDEAQPFFRDVSDHLTRVNESVEGLDRLVSDVLSAHLAQTGVRQNDDMRKISSWAAMAALPTLLAGIYGMNFEHMPELTWRWSYPVLLAVMAALEVALYRTFKRRGWL, from the coding sequence GTGATCGTCGACTGCGCCATCTACCGTGACGGGCGTCGTGCGGAGGGGCCCCCTCGGGACTTCTCCGACGCCCTCGACATGTGCCGCCTGCGGGACGACGCGTTCGTGTGGATCGGCCTGCACGAGCCGGCCGAGGACGAGTTCGACAAGGTCGCCGAGGAGTTCGGGCTGCATCCGCTGGCCGTGGAGGACGCGCTGAAGGCTCACCAGCGGCCGAAGATGGAGGTGTACGACGACTCGCTGTTCGTGGTCCTCAAGCCGGTCGCCTACGAACCGAAGAGCGATGTGGTCACCGCGGGTGAGGTGATGCTGTTCATCGGCGACTCCTTCGTGGTGACGGTCCGGCACGGCGACGAGGCCCCGCTCGGGGCGGTCCGCGAGCGTCTGGAGCGGGAGCCGGACATGCTGCGGCACGGCCCGACGGCGGTGTTGTACGCGGTCGCCGACGCCGTGGTCGACCACTATCTCGAGGTCGCCGTGGAGCTGGGCGTCGACCTGGAGGAGCTGGAGGCGGAGGTGTTCTCGCCCGAGACGAGCGGCTCGCGGAACACGGCCTCGCGCATCTACGCCTTCAAACGGCAGGTCCTGGAGTTCCGCAGGGCGACGGGCCCGCTGGCGCAGCCCCTGGCCCGGCTCGCCCGGACCGGGCCGGGCGCCACGGAGGTGCCGTTCGTGCGCGACGAGGCGCAGCCGTTCTTCCGGGACGTCAGCGACCACCTCACACGGGTGAACGAGTCCGTGGAGGGCCTTGACCGGCTGGTCTCGGACGTCCTGTCGGCGCATCTGGCGCAGACGGGGGTGCGGCAGAACGACGACATGCGCAAGATCTCCTCGTGGGCGGCCATGGCCGCGCTCCCCACGCTGCTCGCGGGGATCTACGGCATGAACTTCGAGCACATGCCCGAGCTGACCTGGCGGTGGTCGTACCCGGTCCTGCTCGCGGTCATGGCCGCCCTGGAGGTCGCGCTGTACCGGACGTTCAAACGCCGGGGCTGGCTGTAG
- a CDS encoding MIP/aquaporin family protein: MSSSDIFIGETIGTAILILLGGGVCAAVTLKASKARNAGWLAITFGWGFAVLTAVYTSAPLSGAHLNPAVTIGIAIKDNAWGDVPTYFAGQLLGAMIGAALVWAAYAGQFHAHLTDKDIVGGPGAQATTAKAVEAQEKGAGPVLGVFSTGPEIRNVVQNLITEIIGTVVLVLAVLTQGLNDSGKGLGTLGALITALVVVSIGLSLGGPTGYAINPARDLGPRIVHALLPLPNKGGSDWGYAWIPVVGPLVGGAIAAGIYNVAFA; this comes from the coding sequence GTGTCCAGCTCCGACATCTTCATCGGCGAGACCATCGGTACCGCCATACTCATCCTGCTCGGCGGCGGCGTCTGCGCCGCTGTCACGCTGAAGGCCTCCAAGGCCCGCAACGCCGGCTGGCTCGCCATCACCTTCGGGTGGGGCTTCGCAGTGCTCACGGCGGTCTACACCTCGGCACCGCTCTCCGGCGCCCACCTCAACCCGGCCGTCACCATCGGCATCGCGATCAAGGACAACGCCTGGGGCGACGTCCCGACGTACTTCGCCGGACAGCTCCTCGGCGCCATGATCGGCGCGGCGCTGGTGTGGGCCGCGTACGCCGGCCAGTTCCACGCCCACCTCACCGACAAGGACATCGTCGGCGGCCCGGGCGCGCAGGCCACGACCGCCAAAGCCGTCGAGGCGCAGGAGAAGGGCGCCGGTCCCGTCCTGGGCGTCTTCTCCACCGGTCCCGAGATCCGCAACGTCGTGCAGAACCTGATCACGGAGATCATCGGCACCGTCGTGCTGGTGCTCGCGGTCCTCACCCAGGGCCTCAACGACAGCGGCAAGGGCCTCGGCACCCTGGGCGCCCTGATCACCGCGCTCGTGGTCGTGTCCATCGGTCTGTCGCTCGGCGGCCCGACCGGGTACGCGATCAACCCGGCCCGTGACCTCGGTCCGAGAATCGTCCACGCCCTTCTGCCCCTGCCCAACAAGGGGGGCTCCGACTGGGGCTACGCCTGGATCCCGGTGGTCGGCCCGCTCGTCGGCGGCGCCATCGCGGCAGGCATCTACAACGTCGCCTTCGCCTAG
- the mshC gene encoding cysteine--1-D-myo-inosityl 2-amino-2-deoxy-alpha-D-glucopyranoside ligase: protein MHAWPASEVPALPGQGRDLRIHDTATGGLVTLDPGPVARIYVCGITPYDATHLGHAATYNAFDLVQRVWLDTKRQVHYVQNVTDVDDPLLERAERDNVDWVALAEKETALFREDMTALRMLPPRHYIGAVEAIPGIVPLVERLREAGAAYELDGDIYFSVESDPHFGEVSNLDAAAMRLLSAERGGDPDRPGKKNPLDPMLWMAARPGEPSWDGGSLGRGRPGWHIECVAIALDHLGMGFDVQGGGSDLAFPHHEMGASHAQVLTGEFPMAKAYVHAGMVALHGEKMSKSKGNLVFVSQLRRDGVDPAAIRLALLAHHYRADWEYTDDVLRDAVARLDRWRAAVSRPDGPPAEALVEEIRDALANDLDAPTALAAVDRWAAAQQEHGGTDIGAPGVVSRAVDALLGVAL from the coding sequence ATGCATGCCTGGCCCGCTTCTGAGGTCCCCGCCCTGCCTGGTCAGGGCCGCGACCTGAGGATCCACGACACCGCGACCGGCGGCCTCGTCACCCTCGACCCCGGTCCCGTCGCCCGTATCTACGTCTGCGGCATCACCCCGTACGACGCCACCCACCTGGGGCACGCGGCGACCTACAACGCGTTCGACCTCGTGCAGCGCGTGTGGCTCGACACCAAGCGCCAGGTCCACTACGTCCAGAACGTCACCGACGTCGACGATCCGCTCCTGGAGCGGGCCGAGCGCGACAACGTCGACTGGGTTGCCCTCGCCGAGAAGGAGACCGCCCTCTTCCGCGAGGACATGACGGCCCTGCGGATGCTGCCGCCGCGCCACTACATCGGCGCCGTCGAGGCCATACCCGGGATCGTCCCGCTGGTCGAACGCCTCCGCGAGGCCGGCGCCGCCTACGAGCTCGACGGCGACATCTACTTCTCCGTCGAGTCCGACCCGCACTTCGGCGAGGTCTCCAACCTGGACGCCGCCGCCATGCGGCTGCTGTCCGCCGAGCGCGGCGGCGACCCGGACCGCCCGGGCAAGAAGAACCCCCTCGACCCGATGCTGTGGATGGCCGCCCGCCCGGGCGAGCCCAGCTGGGACGGCGGCTCGCTCGGGCGGGGCCGCCCCGGCTGGCACATCGAGTGCGTCGCCATCGCCCTCGACCACCTCGGCATGGGCTTCGACGTCCAGGGCGGCGGCTCCGACCTCGCCTTCCCGCACCACGAGATGGGCGCCTCCCACGCCCAGGTGCTGACCGGCGAGTTCCCCATGGCCAAGGCGTACGTCCACGCCGGCATGGTCGCCCTGCACGGCGAGAAGATGTCCAAGTCCAAGGGCAACCTCGTCTTCGTGTCCCAGCTGCGCCGTGACGGCGTCGACCCGGCCGCCATCCGGCTCGCCCTGCTGGCCCACCACTACCGGGCCGACTGGGAGTACACCGACGACGTGCTCCGGGACGCCGTCGCCCGCCTCGACCGCTGGCGCGCCGCCGTGTCCCGGCCCGACGGACCGCCCGCCGAGGCGCTGGTCGAGGAGATCCGCGACGCCCTCGCGAACGACCTGGACGCGCCCACCGCGCTCGCCGCCGTCGACCGCTGGGCCGCCGCACAGCAGGAGCACGGCGGAACGGACATCGGGGCTCCCGGCGTCGTCTCCCGCGCCGTGGACGCGCTCCTGGGCGTCGCCCTGTAG
- a CDS encoding histidine phosphatase family protein: MPTLILVRHGRSTANTEGVLAGWTPGVALDERGAAQAAALPGRLAALPIAEIVTSPLQRCQETIRPLLDARPGLTAHTEERIGECHYGDWSGRKLADLKDEPLMDVVQAHPSAAAFPGGESMRAMQTRAAEAVREWNARVERDHGADAVYVMCSHGDIIKSLVADALGLHLDLFQRISVEPCSITAIRYTRLRPFLVRLGDTGDFASLAPREEPAAGDAAVGGGAGAP, from the coding sequence ATGCCCACGCTGATCCTGGTCCGCCACGGACGTTCCACCGCCAACACCGAAGGGGTGCTCGCCGGCTGGACGCCCGGCGTCGCCCTCGACGAGCGCGGGGCCGCGCAGGCCGCCGCGCTGCCCGGCCGGCTCGCCGCCCTGCCGATCGCCGAGATCGTCACCAGCCCGCTGCAGCGCTGCCAGGAGACGATCCGCCCGCTCCTGGACGCCCGCCCCGGCCTCACCGCGCACACCGAGGAACGCATCGGCGAGTGCCACTACGGCGACTGGTCCGGCCGCAAGCTCGCCGACCTCAAGGACGAGCCGCTGATGGACGTCGTCCAGGCGCACCCCTCCGCGGCCGCGTTCCCCGGCGGCGAGTCGATGCGGGCCATGCAGACCCGCGCCGCCGAGGCCGTTCGCGAATGGAACGCGCGCGTGGAGCGCGACCACGGCGCCGACGCCGTCTATGTCATGTGCTCGCACGGCGACATCATCAAGTCGCTCGTCGCGGACGCACTCGGTCTTCATCTCGACCTCTTCCAGAGGATCTCCGTTGAACCGTGTTCCATCACCGCGATCCGTTACACCCGTCTGAGGCCGTTCCTCGTGCGCCTCGGGGACACCGGCGACTTCGCGTCCCTCGCCCCCCGCGAGGAACCGGCGGCCGGTGACGCCGCCGTCGGAGGCGGCGCGGGCGCACCGTGA
- a CDS encoding FadR/GntR family transcriptional regulator, producing the protein MAVTDEAIEKIKAMIVSGALRPGDRLPKESELAAALGLSRNSLREAVRALSLIRILDVRQGDGTYVTSLDPQLLLEALSFVVDFHRDDTVLEFLAVRRILEPAATAMAAARISEQQLDGLAGELDRLGDAPSVEELVASDLEFHRGIVRASGNSVLCSLVDGLSGPTTRARIWRGLTQEDAVARTLHEHRAILAALRDRDAEAARSWATVHIASVEQWLRSTL; encoded by the coding sequence ATGGCGGTCACCGACGAGGCGATCGAGAAGATCAAGGCGATGATCGTCTCCGGCGCGCTGCGCCCCGGGGACCGGCTGCCGAAGGAGAGCGAACTCGCGGCCGCGCTGGGACTGTCCCGCAACTCGCTGCGGGAGGCGGTGCGGGCGCTGTCGCTGATCCGCATCCTGGACGTCCGGCAGGGCGACGGGACGTATGTGACCAGCCTGGACCCGCAGTTGCTGCTGGAGGCGCTGAGCTTCGTCGTCGACTTCCACCGCGACGACACCGTGCTGGAGTTCCTGGCGGTGCGCCGCATCCTGGAGCCGGCGGCCACGGCGATGGCGGCGGCCCGGATCAGCGAGCAGCAGCTCGACGGGCTGGCCGGTGAGCTGGACCGGCTCGGTGACGCCCCGTCGGTGGAGGAACTCGTCGCGAGCGACCTGGAGTTCCACCGGGGCATCGTGCGGGCGTCGGGCAACTCGGTGCTCTGCTCGCTGGTGGACGGACTGTCGGGGCCGACGACGCGGGCCCGGATCTGGCGGGGGCTCACCCAGGAGGACGCGGTCGCCCGGACCCTGCACGAGCACCGGGCGATCCTCGCGGCGCTGCGGGACCGGGACGCGGAGGCGGCGCGGTCGTGGGCGACCGTGCACATCGCGAGCGTGGAGCAGTGGCTGCGTTCGACGCTGTGA
- a CDS encoding glycerol-3-phosphate dehydrogenase/oxidase codes for MTSQTTLQSVPALGTHPASGSHPSRAETREQLSKASYDLLVIGGGILGISTAWHAAQSGLRVALVDAGDFAGATSSASSKLLHGGLRYLQTGAVKLVAENHFERRAVSRQVAPHLANPLTFYLPVYKGGPHGAAKLGAGVFAYSALSAFGDGVGHLLSPAKAAQDVPELRTENLKAVAVYGDDQMNDARMALMTVRAAVESGAVVLNHAEVTGLRFTQGRVTGADLRDRLSGDEFGVNARLVLNATGPWVDHLRKMEDPNAAPSIRLSKGAHLVLKRTSPWKAALATPIDKYRITFALPWEDMLLLGTTDEMYEGDPADVAVTEKDTAQILDEAAFSVRDQQLDRDLITYAFAGLRVLPGGPGDTAKAKRETVVTEGRGGMLSVAGGKWTTFRHIGRTIMKKLESLPGAPLGDDFEPVSALPKKLPLPGIANPRAVAHRLLTDRPAPGPRMAADTARHLATHYGSLAFDIARIANENPELGERVHPDAPEIWAQVVYARDNEWAETADDVLRRRTTLTIRGLATDDVRAKVQDLLDKK; via the coding sequence ATGACCAGTCAGACCACCCTGCAGTCCGTGCCTGCCCTCGGTACGCACCCGGCCTCCGGCTCCCACCCGAGCCGCGCCGAGACCCGGGAGCAGCTCTCCAAGGCGTCGTACGACCTCCTCGTGATCGGCGGCGGCATCCTGGGCATCTCCACCGCCTGGCACGCCGCGCAGTCCGGCCTCAGGGTGGCCCTGGTCGACGCCGGCGACTTCGCCGGCGCCACCTCCTCCGCCTCCTCCAAGCTTCTCCACGGCGGTCTGCGCTACCTGCAGACCGGCGCGGTGAAGCTGGTGGCGGAGAACCACTTCGAGCGCCGTGCGGTCTCCCGCCAGGTGGCCCCCCACCTGGCGAACCCGCTGACCTTCTACCTCCCCGTGTACAAGGGCGGGCCGCACGGCGCCGCGAAGCTCGGGGCGGGCGTCTTCGCCTACTCCGCGCTCTCCGCCTTCGGTGACGGCGTCGGCCACCTCCTGTCCCCCGCCAAGGCGGCGCAGGACGTGCCGGAGCTGCGCACCGAGAACCTGAAGGCCGTGGCCGTGTACGGCGACGACCAGATGAACGACGCCCGCATGGCGCTGATGACGGTCCGCGCGGCCGTCGAGTCCGGTGCCGTCGTGCTGAACCACGCCGAGGTCACCGGACTGCGCTTCACGCAGGGCCGGGTGACCGGCGCCGATCTGCGGGACCGTCTGTCCGGCGACGAGTTCGGGGTGAACGCCCGGCTCGTGCTGAACGCGACCGGCCCCTGGGTCGACCACCTGCGCAAGATGGAGGACCCGAACGCGGCCCCGTCGATCCGTCTGTCGAAGGGCGCGCACCTGGTCCTGAAGCGGACCTCGCCCTGGAAGGCGGCGCTGGCCACCCCGATCGACAAGTACCGCATCACGTTCGCCCTGCCGTGGGAGGACATGCTGCTGTTGGGAACCACCGACGAGATGTACGAGGGCGACCCGGCGGACGTCGCGGTCACCGAGAAGGACACGGCCCAGATACTCGACGAGGCCGCGTTCTCCGTCCGCGACCAGCAGCTGGACCGCGATCTGATCACGTACGCCTTCGCGGGTCTGCGGGTGCTGCCGGGCGGCCCCGGTGACACGGCGAAGGCCAAGCGCGAGACGGTCGTGACCGAGGGACGCGGCGGCATGCTGTCCGTGGCGGGCGGCAAGTGGACGACGTTCCGGCACATCGGCCGGACCATCATGAAGAAGCTGGAGTCGCTGCCGGGCGCCCCGCTGGGCGACGACTTCGAGCCGGTCTCCGCGCTGCCGAAGAAGCTGCCGCTGCCCGGTATCGCGAACCCGCGCGCGGTCGCGCACCGGCTGCTGACCGACCGTCCGGCGCCGGGCCCCCGGATGGCGGCCGACACCGCCCGGCACCTGGCCACGCACTACGGTTCGCTGGCCTTCGACATCGCCCGCATCGCCAACGAGAACCCGGAGCTGGGCGAGCGTGTCCACCCGGACGCCCCGGAGATCTGGGCGCAGGTCGTCTACGCCCGGGACAACGAGTGGGCGGAGACGGCGGACGACGTGCTGCGCCGCCGGACGACGCTGACGATCCGGGGCCTGGCCACGGACGACGTCCGCGCGAAGGTGCAGGACCTGCTCGACAAGAAGTGA
- a CDS encoding PAC2 family protein, with the protein MIELEGVPELIDPVMVAAFEGWNDAGDAASTAVAHLDREWKGEVFAALDAEDYYDFQVNRPTVWMDAGVRKITWPTTRLSVVRVGGDKPRDLVLVRGIEPSMRWRSFCNELLGFAHELGVELVVILGALLGDTPHTRPVPISGTTSDPDLARRMDLEETKYEGPTGIVGILQEACTHAGVPAVSLWAAVPHYVSQPPNPKATLALLNRLEDLIDVRIPLGELPEDARAWQVGVDQLAAEDSEVAEYVQSLEEARDTAELPEASGEAIAREFERYLRRRDGGGPTAGGHATDGQDGPSGPPFRREGPGGPGGRTRPPKPPRPGGKDSTDTDADDESSED; encoded by the coding sequence GTGATCGAGCTCGAGGGGGTTCCCGAGCTGATCGACCCGGTCATGGTGGCCGCGTTCGAGGGCTGGAACGATGCCGGCGACGCCGCCTCCACCGCGGTCGCGCATCTGGACAGGGAGTGGAAGGGCGAGGTGTTCGCGGCGCTGGACGCCGAGGACTACTACGACTTCCAGGTGAACCGGCCCACGGTGTGGATGGACGCCGGAGTGCGCAAGATCACGTGGCCGACGACCCGGCTCTCGGTGGTCCGCGTCGGCGGTGACAAGCCGCGCGACCTGGTGCTGGTACGCGGGATCGAACCGTCCATGCGCTGGCGCTCGTTCTGCAACGAGCTGCTCGGCTTCGCGCACGAGCTGGGCGTGGAGCTGGTGGTCATCCTGGGCGCCCTGCTCGGTGACACTCCGCACACCCGTCCGGTCCCGATCAGCGGGACCACCTCCGACCCGGATCTGGCGCGCCGGATGGATCTGGAGGAGACCAAGTACGAGGGCCCCACGGGCATCGTGGGCATCCTCCAGGAGGCCTGTACGCACGCCGGGGTGCCGGCGGTGTCGCTGTGGGCGGCGGTGCCGCACTACGTGTCGCAGCCGCCGAACCCGAAGGCGACGCTGGCGCTGCTGAACCGGCTCGAGGACCTGATCGACGTGCGCATCCCGCTGGGCGAGCTGCCCGAGGACGCGCGCGCCTGGCAGGTCGGCGTGGACCAGCTGGCCGCGGAGGACAGCGAGGTCGCCGAGTATGTGCAGTCGCTGGAGGAGGCCCGGGACACCGCGGAGCTGCCGGAGGCGTCGGGCGAGGCGATCGCCCGCGAGTTCGAGCGCTATCTGCGCCGCCGGGACGGTGGCGGGCCGACGGCCGGCGGGCACGCCACCGACGGCCAGGACGGCCCGTCGGGACCGCCGTTCCGCCGTGAGGGCCCCGGTGGCCCCGGTGGCCGCACCCGTCCGCCGAAGCCGCCGCGGCCGGGCGGGAAGGACAGTACGGACACGGACGCCGACGACGAGTCGTCGGAGGACTGA